In a single window of the Candidatus Cybelea sp. genome:
- a CDS encoding TonB family protein, with the protein MNRFFQIAAIAAIASCVLGDRALAQYANEYTPAKLIKQGSTTAGIAGSGKVVVQVQVNADGSHKVIRVISSTNSADNQAAMQIAQSSSYRPAHRGATPITAFYDFTLKFNGKSVAQNPSETGGISMPSSGTLSPAATQIATLIRQKQYAQAKSKAQAALLNSPDDQGLREMLGIASYDTQDFDGAAQAFDKVPSIAPQFKAVAAQSFAAAAVKAASSSPEQAMSYANKAMSLAPDTNSRFALGVAQLASNDNAAALASLKAAHDSAMADSKIPVSSKVNIDSELLQAYLANNDVQSAQALSAQIKQLDPSSTAGARAMGASLLKSGQAAVAAKDSETALKDFDQAAALGDPQIAVTANVSAAFAVAQSAKPDYKRMQSYADKALALQPNNAQANFAEGIALTGQWAGSHNDGIKKQAADALAKADQQAKADGNEALALQVETFVKNNLNGGAGARPGSGP; encoded by the coding sequence ATGAACCGCTTCTTTCAAATCGCTGCGATCGCCGCCATCGCGTCTTGCGTTCTCGGCGACCGGGCTCTCGCGCAGTATGCGAACGAATACACGCCCGCGAAGCTGATCAAGCAAGGCTCGACTACGGCCGGCATCGCCGGCAGCGGCAAGGTCGTCGTGCAGGTTCAGGTGAACGCCGACGGCTCCCACAAAGTCATTCGCGTGATCAGCTCGACGAACTCCGCCGACAATCAGGCGGCGATGCAGATCGCCCAAAGCTCGAGCTACCGTCCGGCTCACCGCGGCGCGACGCCGATCACCGCTTTCTACGACTTCACGCTGAAGTTCAACGGCAAATCGGTCGCCCAGAATCCGAGCGAGACTGGGGGAATCAGCATGCCGTCAAGCGGGACGCTTTCGCCGGCGGCAACCCAGATCGCAACGCTGATCCGCCAGAAGCAGTATGCGCAAGCCAAATCGAAGGCGCAGGCCGCCCTCCTCAACTCGCCGGACGACCAGGGGCTGCGCGAAATGCTCGGGATCGCGTCGTACGATACGCAAGACTTCGACGGCGCCGCGCAGGCGTTCGATAAGGTCCCTTCGATCGCTCCACAGTTCAAAGCGGTAGCCGCCCAGAGCTTCGCGGCAGCCGCCGTGAAAGCGGCGTCGAGCAGCCCCGAGCAAGCGATGAGCTATGCGAACAAGGCGATGAGCCTCGCTCCGGACACCAACTCCCGGTTCGCGCTCGGCGTCGCGCAGTTAGCCAGCAACGATAACGCCGCGGCGCTGGCCTCGCTGAAGGCGGCGCACGACTCCGCGATGGCGGATTCGAAAATTCCCGTCTCGTCGAAGGTGAACATCGACTCCGAGCTGCTGCAAGCCTACCTTGCGAACAACGACGTACAAAGTGCGCAAGCACTCTCGGCGCAGATCAAGCAGCTCGATCCCTCGAGCACGGCCGGCGCTCGCGCAATGGGCGCCAGCCTGCTGAAATCGGGCCAGGCGGCAGTGGCCGCCAAAGACAGCGAAACCGCATTAAAAGACTTCGACCAGGCGGCGGCCCTGGGCGACCCCCAGATCGCGGTCACAGCGAACGTCTCGGCTGCGTTTGCAGTAGCGCAGAGCGCGAAGCCGGACTACAAGCGGATGCAGAGTTATGCAGACAAAGCACTCGCTCTTCAGCCGAACAACGCTCAGGCCAACTTTGCAGAAGGGATCGCGCTGACGGGGCAATGGGCCGGCAGCCACAACGATGGAATCAAGAAGCAGGCCGCCGACGCGCTGGCCAAAGCCGACCAGCAAGCCAAAGCCGACGGCAACGAAGCCCTCGCGCTTCAAGTGGAAACGTTCGTGAAGAACAACCTCAACGGCGGAGCCGGTGCCCGGCCGGGAAGCGGGCCGTAA
- a CDS encoding pseudouridine synthase — protein MRQAIRLNRFLAQAGVASRRHADELIAAGRVNIDGRTVREFGTQVEPGSEVRVDGTPVALPAEPTYLLLNKPLGVVTTMHDPQGRRTVAELVAGRPRVFPVGRLDYATAGALLMTDDGELAHQLLHPRFGVDKTYRAEIAGRLSPDQVRSLMEGISLEDGRAAGAKLRVLAVRREHSVVDVTIHEGRNRQVRRMFEAIGHPILALTRTRFGPLRLGSLPPGHVRGLTEKELEALKRHRRPPAQSPRTNRLR, from the coding sequence GTGCGGCAGGCGATTCGGCTGAACAGGTTTCTTGCGCAGGCCGGGGTCGCGTCGCGGCGGCACGCGGACGAGCTGATCGCAGCCGGACGAGTCAACATCGACGGGAGGACCGTCCGAGAGTTCGGGACCCAAGTCGAGCCGGGGAGCGAGGTGCGGGTCGACGGCACGCCCGTCGCGCTGCCGGCCGAACCGACCTATCTTCTGCTGAATAAGCCGCTCGGGGTCGTAACGACGATGCACGATCCACAGGGCCGGCGGACCGTCGCCGAGCTCGTCGCCGGCCGGCCGAGAGTCTTTCCGGTAGGCCGGCTCGACTACGCGACCGCCGGCGCTTTGCTGATGACCGATGACGGTGAGCTGGCACATCAATTGCTCCATCCGCGATTTGGGGTAGATAAAACGTATCGAGCGGAGATCGCCGGGCGGCTCTCTCCCGATCAGGTGCGCAGCCTGATGGAAGGGATTTCGTTGGAAGACGGCCGCGCGGCCGGCGCAAAGCTGCGGGTGCTCGCGGTCAGGCGCGAGCACTCCGTGGTCGACGTGACCATTCATGAGGGACGCAATCGGCAAGTGCGGCGAATGTTCGAAGCGATCGGTCACCCGATACTGGCTCTCACGCGTACCCGATTTGGGCCGTTGCGGCTCGGCTCGCTGCCGCCCGGTCACGTACGCGGCCTTACCGAGAAAGAGCTCGAGGCGCTCAAACGGCATCGCAGGCCGCCGGCGCAATCGCCTCGTACCAATCGCCTGAGGTAA